The following proteins come from a genomic window of Flavobacterium crocinum:
- the xylA gene encoding xylose isomerase yields MIVLGDKEYYKGIGQIKFEGKESDNPLAFKYYNPDQVVAGKTMREHFKFAIAYWHTFCGQGSDPFGPGTQQFAWDASSDPYQAAKDKADAAFEFISKMGFDYFCFHDYDLIAEGATFAESEKRLAFITDYLKQKKADSGIKLLWGTSNCFSNPRFMNGAATNPDFNVVARAGGQVKLALDATIALGGENYVFWGGREGYMSLLNTDMGRELDHMAQFLAMSRDYARAQGFKGTFFIEPKPMEPSKHQYDFDSATAIGFLKNYGLDKDFKINIEVNHATLAQHTFQHELEVAAKAGMLGSIDANRGDYQNGWDTDQFPNNIQETTEAMLVFLKAGGLQGGGVNFDAKIRRNSTDLEDVFLAHIGGADTFARALLTADKIITSSPYEKLRKERYSSFDSGKGKDFADGKLNLKDLYTIAHENGELNLQSGKQELFENIINQYI; encoded by the coding sequence ATGATAGTTTTAGGAGATAAAGAATACTACAAAGGTATTGGCCAAATTAAGTTTGAAGGAAAAGAGTCTGACAATCCTTTGGCGTTTAAATATTACAATCCGGACCAAGTTGTAGCAGGAAAAACAATGCGTGAGCACTTTAAATTTGCTATTGCTTACTGGCATACTTTCTGCGGACAAGGAAGCGATCCATTCGGACCAGGAACACAGCAGTTTGCTTGGGATGCTTCATCAGATCCGTATCAGGCAGCAAAAGATAAGGCAGATGCTGCTTTTGAATTCATCAGCAAAATGGGATTCGATTATTTCTGTTTCCACGATTACGATTTGATCGCCGAAGGAGCAACTTTTGCAGAATCAGAAAAACGTTTGGCTTTTATTACAGATTATTTAAAACAGAAAAAAGCAGACTCTGGAATTAAATTACTTTGGGGAACTTCAAACTGTTTCTCGAACCCAAGATTCATGAACGGAGCCGCTACAAATCCTGATTTTAATGTAGTAGCAAGAGCGGGTGGACAAGTAAAATTAGCACTTGACGCAACAATCGCTTTAGGTGGAGAAAACTACGTATTCTGGGGTGGTAGAGAAGGTTATATGTCTTTACTAAACACTGATATGGGAAGAGAATTAGACCACATGGCGCAATTCTTAGCAATGTCTAGAGACTATGCAAGAGCTCAAGGTTTTAAAGGAACTTTCTTCATCGAGCCAAAACCAATGGAGCCATCAAAACACCAATACGATTTTGACTCGGCTACAGCGATCGGATTCTTGAAAAATTATGGTTTAGACAAAGATTTCAAAATCAATATTGAGGTTAACCACGCTACATTGGCACAACACACTTTCCAACACGAATTAGAAGTGGCTGCAAAAGCTGGAATGCTAGGAAGTATCGATGCTAACAGAGGAGATTACCAAAACGGATGGGATACAGACCAGTTCCCAAATAACATTCAGGAAACTACTGAAGCGATGTTGGTTTTCTTAAAAGCTGGCGGATTGCAAGGCGGAGGAGTTAACTTTGATGCTAAAATCAGAAGAAACTCAACAGACTTAGAAGATGTTTTCTTAGCACATATTGGCGGAGCTGATACTTTTGCAAGAGCTTTATTGACTGCAGATAAAATCATCACTTCTTCTCCTTATGAGAAATTAAGAAAAGAAAGATACAGCTCTTTCGATTCTGGAAAAGGAAAAGATTTTGCTGATGGAAAATTAAACTTGAAAGATCTTTATACTATCGCTCACGAAAATGGAGAATTAAATCTTCAAAGCGGTAAACAAGAATTGTTTGAAAATATCATCAACCAATATATTTAA
- the fsa gene encoding fructose-6-phosphate aldolase yields the protein MKFFIDTANLQDIEEAQALGVLDGVTTNPSLMAKEGITGKQNILNHYLAICNIVEGDVSAEVISTDFEGMVREGEELAALHPQIVVKLPMIGDGVKACKYFSSKGIRTNVTLVFSAGQALLAAKAGATYVSPFLGRLDDVSTDGMHLISEIREIYDNYGYQTQILSASVRHTMHIINCAKIGSDIMTGPLSAIKGLLKHPLTDIGLKQFVEDAKKMNL from the coding sequence ATGAAATTTTTTATTGACACTGCCAATCTTCAGGACATTGAAGAAGCGCAGGCTTTAGGCGTTTTAGACGGCGTAACCACCAATCCGTCTTTGATGGCAAAAGAAGGCATTACAGGAAAACAAAACATCCTAAATCATTATTTAGCTATTTGTAATATCGTTGAAGGCGATGTTTCGGCTGAGGTAATCTCGACTGACTTTGAAGGAATGGTTAGAGAAGGAGAAGAGCTGGCAGCTTTACATCCTCAAATTGTAGTGAAACTGCCCATGATTGGCGACGGTGTAAAAGCCTGTAAATATTTTTCTTCAAAAGGAATCCGTACCAATGTAACTTTAGTGTTTTCTGCGGGACAAGCTTTACTTGCTGCCAAAGCTGGAGCGACTTATGTTTCGCCATTTTTAGGAAGATTAGACGACGTTTCTACAGACGGAATGCACTTAATTTCTGAAATCAGAGAAATCTATGATAATTATGGTTATCAGACACAAATTCTTTCAGCATCAGTAAGACATACGATGCATATTATTAACTGTGCCAAAATTGGTTCAGATATTATGACTGGACCTTTATCGGCAATCAAAGGTTTGTTGAAACATCCGTTGACCGATATTGGTTTGAAACAATTTGTTGAAGATGCTAAAAAGATGAATTTATAA
- a CDS encoding SusC/RagA family TonB-linked outer membrane protein: protein MTNFLITKSRSKYFKNLGFLILMLVFSAAVNAQTTVSGTVSDGSGPIPGVNIIVKGTKTTTVSNFDGTYSITGVPANATLSFSFIGYKTKEIAVANKNKIDITLEEDLNSLQEVVVIGYGTAKRGDLTGAISSVNSVAIAQSVPTTLDQVLQGRVAGVNIQANNGAPGSSSSVRIRGISSISGGNEPIYVIDGVVIDGNTGSNNTNPLAGINPADVASVDILKDASATAIYGSRAGSGVIIITTKAGRKGELTMNFDSYVGWQEIPKQLQVLNLREYGTLKNTRSDLGIVQRDPYFIRPDLLGEGTNWQDELFTTAMMQSYNLSGSGGSDTTTYAFGMGYLDQEGVAIGSGFNRVNLRGVIDSQVKSFLKVGVNLAVYKTNQTNTFSDGALILTALKQTPNVAARNADGTFDGPDTTEFVQNNPLGLALMRDNYNKNYGIRGNVYAEISFSKDLKLKTNYSIDYNFGNNYTFNPSYTFGALVNEVREGSRTKSLSDNWIWTNTLTYNKTFGKHAVTALAAQEYVEKNNDNLYGYRSGYITNGATDLNAGDSTTARNSNGSFTGALSSYFGRVFYSFDDKYLLTGTLRYDGSSQFAEENRWDWFPSAAFAWKVSNESFLKENKTINNLKLRLGWGLVGNQNVQYAYPYTSIYGTSATNWGSGQIATNTANPDLRWEKTKSTNLGLDLGLFDNRIELIADVYYKKTDGLLLPLSLPAYAGTTGQGSTTPPIFNIGSIENKGLELSLNTINMERPDFVWKSNFTFSLNRSKVLALNSEAGVYDQTVQQGSDVTVVTRTAVGQPIGQFYGYKVIGRFEKATDFYYKDKDGVVKPTALPEGMAIGENGVWIGDYIFDDKNKDGVINEKDLSFIGNPEPKFVFGVGNTFSFKGFDVNIFLTGSYGNEVLNYQRRWLENPRENTNLLKSALGYAQLELIDPTGPNDYRNVQIVGGDPYMPRIGASSASSASNYRLSNRFVEDGSYVRIKNISIGYNLPKNLYSKYGISNVKVYTNTQNVLTFTKYKGYDPEVGAANQNNLLNGVDNGRYPSPIITTLGLTINF from the coding sequence ATGACTAACTTTTTAATTACTAAAAGCAGATCTAAATACTTTAAGAATTTGGGATTCTTAATCCTGATGCTGGTATTTTCTGCCGCGGTAAATGCGCAAACTACTGTTTCGGGTACTGTATCTGATGGTAGTGGACCAATACCAGGTGTGAATATTATTGTAAAAGGAACCAAAACGACTACTGTGTCTAATTTTGATGGAACTTACTCCATAACCGGAGTTCCGGCTAATGCTACTTTATCTTTCAGTTTTATAGGTTATAAAACCAAAGAGATCGCTGTTGCTAATAAAAATAAAATTGATATTACACTGGAAGAAGATTTGAACAGCTTACAAGAAGTTGTGGTTATCGGTTATGGTACAGCAAAAAGAGGCGATTTAACAGGTGCAATTTCTTCTGTAAATAGCGTTGCAATAGCACAATCTGTACCAACTACTCTTGATCAGGTATTACAAGGTCGTGTTGCAGGGGTTAATATTCAGGCAAATAATGGAGCTCCGGGTTCCAGTTCGTCTGTTCGTATTCGTGGTATCAGTTCTATCTCGGGAGGTAATGAGCCAATTTATGTAATTGATGGAGTAGTAATTGATGGAAATACAGGTTCAAATAATACTAACCCATTAGCAGGTATTAATCCTGCAGATGTCGCATCGGTAGATATTCTGAAAGATGCCTCAGCTACAGCTATTTACGGTTCCAGAGCGGGTAGTGGTGTTATTATTATTACCACAAAGGCGGGTAGAAAAGGGGAACTTACTATGAATTTTGATAGTTATGTAGGATGGCAGGAAATACCAAAACAGCTTCAGGTACTAAATTTAAGAGAATACGGAACGTTGAAAAACACCCGTTCAGATTTAGGAATTGTACAAAGAGATCCTTATTTTATTCGTCCTGATTTATTAGGAGAAGGAACAAACTGGCAGGATGAGTTGTTTACAACTGCCATGATGCAGAGTTATAATTTATCAGGATCAGGAGGTTCTGATACAACTACATATGCATTTGGTATGGGATATCTGGATCAGGAAGGGGTAGCGATTGGATCAGGATTTAATCGTGTAAATCTTAGAGGAGTAATTGATTCGCAGGTAAAAAGCTTTTTAAAAGTTGGAGTAAATCTTGCTGTCTACAAAACCAATCAGACCAATACTTTTTCTGATGGAGCTTTAATACTAACAGCTTTAAAACAAACACCTAATGTAGCAGCACGTAATGCAGACGGAACTTTTGATGGCCCTGATACTACAGAATTTGTACAGAATAACCCATTAGGTCTTGCTTTAATGAGAGACAACTACAATAAAAATTATGGTATAAGAGGAAATGTTTATGCTGAAATCTCTTTCTCTAAGGATTTAAAGCTTAAAACAAACTATTCAATAGACTATAATTTTGGAAATAACTATACTTTTAATCCATCTTATACTTTTGGAGCACTTGTAAACGAAGTAAGAGAAGGAAGCAGAACAAAATCACTTAGTGACAACTGGATCTGGACTAATACATTAACTTATAATAAAACTTTTGGAAAACACGCTGTTACTGCTTTGGCAGCTCAGGAATATGTAGAAAAAAACAACGATAACTTGTACGGATATCGTTCTGGTTACATTACAAATGGAGCTACAGATTTAAATGCCGGGGATTCTACTACGGCCAGAAATTCAAATGGAAGTTTTACCGGAGCTCTTAGTTCGTACTTTGGAAGAGTATTTTATTCTTTTGATGATAAGTATTTGTTGACCGGGACTTTAAGATATGATGGTTCTTCTCAGTTTGCTGAGGAAAATCGTTGGGATTGGTTTCCATCAGCGGCCTTTGCCTGGAAAGTTTCAAATGAAAGCTTTTTAAAAGAAAATAAGACGATCAACAATTTGAAATTAAGATTAGGATGGGGACTTGTTGGAAATCAGAATGTTCAATACGCTTATCCTTATACCTCAATTTATGGGACATCTGCAACCAATTGGGGAAGCGGACAAATTGCAACCAATACCGCTAATCCGGATCTGAGATGGGAAAAAACAAAATCGACCAATTTGGGACTTGATTTGGGCTTGTTTGATAATAGAATTGAATTAATTGCTGATGTTTACTACAAGAAAACAGATGGATTACTACTTCCTTTATCACTCCCGGCTTATGCAGGGACAACAGGTCAGGGATCTACCACTCCGCCTATATTTAATATTGGTTCTATTGAAAACAAGGGACTTGAGTTAAGCCTGAATACCATCAATATGGAAAGACCTGATTTTGTCTGGAAGTCTAATTTTACTTTCTCTCTTAACAGAAGTAAAGTTTTAGCACTTAATTCAGAAGCAGGAGTTTATGATCAGACAGTTCAGCAGGGATCGGATGTTACTGTTGTAACCCGTACAGCTGTTGGACAACCAATAGGACAGTTTTATGGTTATAAAGTAATTGGACGTTTTGAGAAAGCTACCGATTTTTATTATAAAGATAAAGACGGCGTGGTAAAACCAACTGCTTTACCTGAAGGAATGGCAATTGGAGAAAATGGAGTATGGATAGGAGACTATATTTTTGATGATAAAAATAAAGATGGGGTTATCAACGAAAAAGATTTGAGTTTTATTGGAAACCCGGAACCAAAATTTGTTTTTGGAGTAGGTAATACTTTTTCATTCAAAGGTTTTGATGTCAATATTTTTCTAACAGGATCTTACGGGAATGAAGTGCTGAATTATCAAAGAAGATGGTTGGAAAACCCTCGTGAAAATACCAATTTATTAAAATCAGCTTTAGGATACGCACAATTAGAATTAATTGATCCGACAGGACCAAATGATTATCGTAATGTTCAGATTGTTGGAGGTGATCCTTACATGCCTAGAATTGGAGCTTCATCTGCTTCATCTGCCTCTAATTATCGCTTGAGTAACCGATTTGTTGAAGACGGATCTTACGTAAGAATAAAAAATATTTCTATTGGATATAATCTGCCTAAGAACTTGTATTCAAAATATGGTATTTCGAATGTAAAAGTATACACTAATACACAAAATGTACTGACATTCACCAAATACAAAGGATATGATCCTGAAGTAGGTGCTGCAAATCAAAATAATCTTTTAAACGGTGTTGATAATGGACGTTACCCGTCACCAATAATCACTACACTTGGATTAACCATTAATTTCTAA
- a CDS encoding GntR family transcriptional regulator encodes MPKEEEKFEFIMNHESDIPKYQQLVDGITNSIAENILQKGDLLPSVNVICKTYQLSRDTVFKAYSILKEQKVIDSVPNKGYYVAGETRKVLLVLDTFKAYKEVLYHSVVNNLPDNVIIDVQFHHYNIDVFKTIINNGIGKYYKYVVMNFDHRDIAPALSAIASDKLLLIDWNIQADKANNYVFQDFGKAFYESLTEAVDLFKKYKKIQLIYPDFTNHPWETVDFFKKFCADFGFEYEVITDPKKFNIEKGIAYISVSDRILGHFLEQCKEKDYEPGKDVGFLSYNETPMKKFIYKGISVVSTDFKEIGTKAAAFITHDEETKCYVPTKLIIRESL; translated from the coding sequence ATGCCAAAAGAAGAAGAAAAATTTGAGTTTATAATGAATCACGAAAGTGATATTCCGAAGTATCAGCAGTTGGTTGACGGAATCACAAATTCGATTGCAGAGAATATTTTGCAAAAGGGAGATTTGCTTCCGTCTGTGAATGTGATCTGCAAGACGTATCAGCTTTCGAGAGATACGGTTTTTAAGGCGTATTCGATTTTAAAAGAGCAGAAAGTGATTGATTCTGTGCCGAATAAAGGCTATTATGTAGCGGGCGAAACCAGAAAAGTACTTTTAGTTTTAGATACGTTTAAGGCTTATAAAGAGGTTTTGTACCATTCGGTTGTGAATAATCTGCCCGATAATGTGATTATTGACGTACAGTTTCACCATTATAATATTGATGTTTTTAAAACGATTATCAATAACGGAATTGGGAAGTACTATAAATATGTGGTGATGAATTTTGATCACCGGGATATTGCTCCGGCATTGTCGGCAATTGCCAGCGACAAATTGCTTTTGATTGACTGGAATATTCAGGCAGATAAAGCCAATAATTATGTGTTTCAGGATTTTGGGAAGGCGTTTTATGAGTCTTTGACAGAAGCGGTGGATTTGTTTAAAAAGTATAAAAAGATACAACTTATATATCCTGATTTTACTAATCATCCGTGGGAAACAGTGGATTTTTTCAAGAAATTTTGTGCCGATTTTGGTTTTGAATACGAAGTGATTACAGATCCAAAGAAGTTCAATATCGAAAAAGGAATTGCCTATATAAGTGTAAGCGACAGGATTTTAGGTCACTTTTTGGAGCAGTGCAAAGAGAAAGATTACGAACCGGGAAAAGATGTTGGATTTTTATCATATAACGAAACCCCGATGAAGAAATTTATATACAAAGGAATTTCGGTTGTTTCAACTGATTTTAAAGAAATAGGAACCAAAGCGGCGGCATTTATCACACATGACGAAGAAACGAAGTGTTATGTGCCGACAAAATTAATAATAAGAGAATCATTGTAA
- a CDS encoding glycoside hydrolase family 43 protein — MFKRSRLGSALVSAVILMSASSSCKKISQKSQSVVYSDYAVFDWFDYQGNDNAYQNSTKSENEYLNPILAGFYPDPTICSAEGKFYLVNSSFCYFPGLPIFESTDLVNWKQIGNIINRREQVDFGNSRLSGGMYAPTIRYNKGIFYVICTNVSGVGNFIVTAKNPSGPWSNPITLPEVNGIDPDIFFDEDGKVYITHNGPPPNNVSVHDGHRAIYMLEYDLEKQKTTTAPKLVINGGTDMAIKPVWIEGPHVIKKNGFYYLICAQGGTGFNHSEVVFRSKNVYGPYESYAHNPILTQRHLDPNRKNLVSTTGHADFVELPNGDWWSVFLGCRPYEGDLYNTGRETFMMPVEWKNGWPEIIGGNEAIPMKNKRPNLTLSKEKTEPNNGNFVWKDDFDSNELNLKWNFIRTPSENWYELTNGKLLIQPRKESIHTETNFSFIGRRQQHLKFEASVKFEFTPKDNLQVAGLTAFQNEKHYFLVGKRLNSDGKQEVFVERTANKINNGKSEIIAKKELLDVDKALFAKIEGNGRKYSFYYKTNQNADWVLLIKDVDGSILSTKEAGGFVGTYLAMYASSEHFAR, encoded by the coding sequence ATGTTTAAAAGAAGCAGATTAGGTAGTGCATTGGTCAGCGCAGTCATTTTAATGAGTGCTTCTTCATCGTGTAAAAAAATTTCGCAAAAATCACAATCGGTTGTGTATTCCGATTATGCTGTTTTTGACTGGTTTGATTACCAAGGAAATGACAATGCGTATCAAAATTCGACGAAATCTGAAAACGAATATCTGAATCCGATTTTGGCGGGATTTTATCCAGATCCAACTATTTGTAGTGCAGAGGGAAAATTTTATTTAGTAAACTCTTCTTTTTGCTATTTTCCAGGGCTTCCTATTTTTGAAAGTACAGATTTAGTAAACTGGAAACAGATTGGAAATATTATAAACCGTCGTGAACAAGTCGATTTTGGTAATTCTCGTTTGTCAGGCGGAATGTACGCGCCAACAATTCGATACAATAAAGGCATTTTTTATGTGATTTGTACCAATGTCAGCGGAGTGGGTAATTTTATTGTTACGGCTAAAAATCCGTCTGGACCTTGGTCAAATCCGATTACGCTTCCAGAAGTTAACGGAATTGATCCGGATATTTTCTTCGATGAAGACGGAAAAGTGTATATCACACATAACGGGCCTCCGCCTAATAATGTTTCGGTTCATGATGGTCATCGTGCCATTTATATGCTGGAATACGATTTGGAAAAACAAAAAACCACAACAGCTCCCAAATTGGTTATTAACGGCGGAACCGATATGGCGATAAAACCAGTCTGGATTGAAGGTCCGCATGTGATTAAAAAAAACGGATTTTATTATCTGATTTGTGCTCAGGGCGGAACAGGTTTTAATCATTCAGAAGTGGTTTTTAGGAGTAAAAATGTTTACGGCCCTTATGAAAGTTATGCCCATAATCCGATTTTGACACAGAGACATTTAGACCCAAATCGTAAAAATTTAGTTTCGACAACAGGTCATGCTGATTTTGTTGAATTACCAAATGGTGATTGGTGGTCAGTATTTTTAGGCTGTCGTCCTTACGAAGGCGATTTGTACAATACAGGCAGAGAAACCTTTATGATGCCTGTAGAATGGAAAAACGGCTGGCCGGAAATTATTGGCGGTAATGAAGCCATTCCGATGAAAAATAAGCGTCCGAATCTGACTCTTTCAAAAGAAAAAACAGAACCTAATAATGGTAATTTTGTTTGGAAAGATGATTTTGATTCGAATGAATTGAACTTGAAATGGAATTTCATCAGAACACCTTCTGAAAATTGGTACGAACTGACTAACGGAAAACTTTTAATCCAACCAAGAAAAGAATCGATTCATACTGAAACTAATTTTTCTTTTATAGGAAGAAGACAACAGCATTTAAAATTTGAAGCTTCAGTGAAGTTTGAGTTTACGCCAAAAGATAATTTACAAGTTGCAGGTTTGACTGCTTTTCAAAATGAAAAACATTATTTTTTGGTTGGAAAGCGATTGAATTCAGATGGAAAACAAGAAGTTTTTGTAGAAAGAACTGCTAACAAAATCAATAATGGAAAGTCTGAGATTATTGCTAAAAAAGAGCTTTTGGATGTTGATAAAGCATTGTTTGCAAAGATTGAAGGAAACGGAAGAAAGTATAGTTTTTATTATAAAACGAATCAGAATGCAGATTGGGTTTTATTGATTAAAGATGTAGACGGTTCTATTTTGAGTACAAAAGAAGCGGGCGGTTTTGTGGGGACATATTTGGCGATGTATGCATCGAGCGAGCATTTTGCTAGATAA
- a CDS encoding xylulokinase: MYYIGYDIGSSSVKAAIVEAETGKKVIVLNEPQNEMEILSIHPDWAEQDPEMWWQYICTATKRAIKEANIDASKIQGIGISYQMHGLVIVDKDNAPLRNSIIWCDSRAVEIGNTAFAEIGEQKCMEHLLNSPGNFTASKLKWVKENEPAVYNKTAKYMLPGDYIALKLTGEVTTTKNGLSEGMLWDYKENKVADWLLEYYGIDTALTPKIVENFTNQGVVTEKASQESGLPAGIPIVYRAGDQPNNALSLNVLRSGEVAATGGTSGVFYAVTETNSGKSTRVNNFVHVNYTESNPRVGKLLNINGAGIQYRWMRNNIGNESYEEMNEKASQINVGSQGLVVIPFGNGAERMFNNKNIGSHILNLNFNIHTNAHLFRASLEAIAFSFVYGMECLKDDHATINVIRAGNDNLFRSEIFSNTVATLIGHEIEIYNTTGAVGAARAVGLTDGDFEKFGSGITTNDHVMTFLPLKNKEEYETAYQKWKKELELILTNK, encoded by the coding sequence ATGTATTATATCGGATATGATATTGGAAGTTCTTCTGTGAAAGCAGCAATTGTTGAAGCAGAAACGGGTAAAAAAGTGATCGTTTTGAATGAACCTCAGAACGAGATGGAAATCCTTTCGATTCACCCAGACTGGGCGGAACAAGATCCCGAAATGTGGTGGCAGTACATTTGTACAGCAACGAAAAGAGCCATTAAAGAAGCGAATATTGATGCGTCTAAAATTCAGGGAATTGGTATTTCGTACCAAATGCATGGATTAGTAATTGTTGACAAAGATAACGCTCCGTTACGAAATTCTATTATTTGGTGTGACAGCCGTGCGGTTGAAATTGGGAATACCGCTTTCGCTGAAATTGGAGAACAAAAATGTATGGAGCATTTATTGAATTCTCCAGGAAATTTCACGGCTTCAAAACTGAAATGGGTAAAAGAAAATGAACCAGCAGTTTACAATAAAACTGCTAAATACATGCTTCCGGGAGATTATATCGCTTTGAAATTGACAGGCGAAGTAACGACTACCAAAAATGGCTTGTCTGAAGGAATGCTTTGGGATTATAAAGAAAATAAAGTAGCCGACTGGCTTTTGGAATATTACGGAATTGATACCGCATTGACTCCAAAAATTGTGGAAAACTTTACAAACCAAGGAGTTGTAACTGAAAAAGCTTCACAAGAATCAGGTCTTCCAGCTGGAATTCCGATTGTGTACAGAGCAGGAGATCAGCCTAATAATGCTTTGTCGTTGAATGTACTTCGTTCGGGAGAAGTTGCAGCAACGGGCGGTACATCTGGTGTTTTCTATGCTGTTACAGAAACAAACTCAGGAAAAAGTACTCGTGTAAACAACTTCGTTCATGTAAATTATACAGAATCAAATCCGAGAGTTGGAAAATTACTGAATATAAACGGTGCGGGAATTCAATACCGATGGATGCGAAACAATATCGGAAATGAGTCGTATGAAGAAATGAATGAAAAAGCATCTCAGATCAATGTAGGCTCACAAGGTTTGGTTGTCATTCCGTTTGGAAATGGCGCTGAAAGAATGTTCAATAATAAAAATATTGGATCTCATATTTTAAACCTGAATTTTAATATTCATACCAACGCGCATTTGTTTAGAGCATCTTTGGAAGCAATTGCATTTTCTTTTGTGTACGGAATGGAATGTCTGAAAGATGATCATGCAACGATTAATGTAATCAGAGCTGGAAATGATAATTTATTCCGTTCTGAAATTTTCTCTAATACAGTGGCAACATTAATAGGGCATGAAATCGAAATTTACAATACAACCGGAGCAGTAGGAGCAGCAAGAGCGGTAGGCTTGACAGATGGTGACTTTGAAAAATTTGGTTCAGGAATTACAACAAACGATCACGTAATGACCTTTTTACCTCTAAAAAATAAAGAGGAATACGAGACGGCTTATCAAAAATGGAAAAAAGAATTAGAATTAATATTAACAAATAAATAA
- a CDS encoding glycoside hydrolase family 43 protein, with amino-acid sequence MPEDSIEHINFEEINDLAISKPLVSHMYTADPSAHVFNGKIYIYPSHDIDAGIPFNDNGDHFGMEDYHVFSMDTISSEVVDNGVALHVDDVAWAEKQMWAPDAGHKNGKYYLYFPAKRANGIFQIGVAIGDAPEGPFIPQPDAIKGSYSIDPAVFEDGDGKHYIYFGGIWGGQLQKYRNNVYDSNNEEPFGNEPALGPIVAMLRDDMLEFAEEPKEIQILDENGKVILASDNDRRFFEASWVHKYNGKYYFSYSTGDTHFICYAIGDNPYGPFTYQGRILNPVVGWTSHHSICEVEGEWYLFYHDSSLSKGVTHLRSMKVTKIDYLEDGSIVTIDPYGIRRLFD; translated from the coding sequence ATTGAACACATTAATTTTGAGGAAATTAATGATTTGGCGATTTCAAAGCCATTAGTATCTCATATGTATACAGCCGATCCTTCGGCGCATGTATTCAATGGGAAGATTTATATTTATCCGTCGCATGATATAGATGCCGGAATTCCGTTTAACGATAACGGCGACCATTTCGGGATGGAAGATTATCACGTTTTTTCGATGGACACGATATCATCAGAAGTTGTGGATAACGGAGTAGCGCTTCATGTTGATGATGTGGCTTGGGCCGAAAAACAAATGTGGGCACCCGATGCAGGACATAAAAACGGAAAGTACTATTTGTATTTTCCAGCCAAACGTGCCAATGGAATTTTCCAGATTGGAGTGGCGATAGGCGACGCACCAGAAGGGCCGTTTATACCTCAACCTGACGCTATAAAAGGAAGTTACAGTATTGACCCGGCCGTTTTTGAAGATGGAGACGGAAAACATTATATCTATTTTGGAGGTATTTGGGGTGGACAGCTTCAGAAATACCGAAATAATGTATACGATTCCAATAACGAAGAACCTTTTGGAAATGAACCTGCTTTAGGGCCAATCGTAGCTATGCTTCGCGATGATATGCTGGAATTTGCCGAAGAACCAAAAGAAATCCAGATTCTGGATGAAAACGGAAAAGTGATTTTGGCAAGCGATAACGACCGTCGTTTTTTTGAAGCTTCTTGGGTTCACAAATACAACGGAAAATACTATTTCTCCTATTCGACAGGCGATACACATTTTATCTGTTACGCTATTGGTGACAATCCGTATGGACCGTTTACGTATCAGGGAAGAATTTTGAATCCCGTTGTAGGCTGGACTTCGCATCATTCTATTTGTGAAGTTGAGGGAGAATGGTATTTGTTTTACCACGATTCGAGTTTGTCAAAAGGCGTAACACATTTAAGAAGCATGAAAGTAACCAAAATCGATTATCTCGAAGACGGTTCAATCGTAACAATTGATCCATACGGAATTAGAAGATTGTTTGATTAA